The Puntigrus tetrazona isolate hp1 chromosome 3, ASM1883169v1, whole genome shotgun sequence genome contains a region encoding:
- the LOC122342019 gene encoding LOW QUALITY PROTEIN: interleukin-12 receptor subunit beta-2-like (The sequence of the model RefSeq protein was modified relative to this genomic sequence to represent the inferred CDS: deleted 1 base in 1 codon), with product MARRAITVTLLCLWICSRVSCEVDVNCWWNEALAVGHNVSVLCHMSSRGRTDSCGLCQLYVIILGHRHEFPSTCANTKETFSFSIAAEHRESVRCLCNRTASDGCSVTVRGGYPPSPPSPPDCAIEDLEDEDIYCSWSKSNEPTIPTVYTLHWKDYDGKVKSTESSIDSAVINRRDYMKSTDITAWVTAKNRLGSARSERSFFNTGHIKRPDTPYNINLTSESVEFSWDMDCDTVGYLDKSCQVQYRAHDRILDWIEVDDCQVMFVLKDPQPFTQYSFRVRCHCGYEERVMSNWSSVYSIRTPPAAPVGQLDVWSDCGPNSDESSCNVYWKEMPPSQARGEITNYIVTVKLKNGTEVKQQVPRPWRDAGGQSCRQLKYYLKPGVVGVFVSANTSMGTSDPTCILFAERGPRMPEVNLSVIGEIQALRVSWSIHPHFSESVLEYVVQHVSVVPDSLCLNWVRVKRTRTSVTLTGDFWNYTAYNVSLFAVFNNHSTFLKSAIAYTLEGVPPKVSQISVKNITYSSATLVWSPIPVNESKGVVLHYLVGVKETGSNISSHRTSVQLSELQPAQLYHVWVSAVSAAGEGDKLLATFSTSRENSNDTLLVVLIMLMSLVLFVFVFMLVYKPTWCFVKIPDPINSKTFKHMNFQHAWPRFCSPSELNIKISELEIIEKLDRDTPAPQSETEPENAFIDMDPQHFELPNGLDGTNEGGGEPEEEPGESNGRSILKHERWAKEYSEMVDTDEEKDGADEEEWWDQQCVSDYERHFLPSVAAN from the exons ATGGCACGGCGCGCTATTACTGTAACGTTACTCTGCTTGTGGATATGTTCTCGAG tctcttGTGAAGTGGATGTGAACTGCTGGTGGAACGAGGCTCTTGCCGTGGGCCACAATGTGTCTGTTCTGTGCCACATGAGTTCACGGGGAAGGACGGACAGCTGTGGGCTCTGCCAGCTTTATGTTATCATACTGGGCCACAGACATGAGTTTCCGAGCACATGTGCCAATACCAAAGAAACCTTCAGCTTTTCTATCGCAGCGGAACACAGAGAGAGTGTTCGGTGCCTGTGTAACAGGACAGCTTCAGATGGCTGCAGCGTTACAGTAAGAGGAGGCT ATCCGCCATCCCCCCCGTCTCCGCCTGATTGTGCTATTGAAGACTTGGAAGATGAAGACATTTACTGCTCTTGGTCTAAATCCAACGAGCCGACGATTCCAACTGTGTACACCCTTCACTGGAAAGATTATGATGG GAAGGTTAAATCTACGGAAAGCAGTATTGACAGTGCAGTCATAAACCGGCGTGACTATATGAAAAGCACTGACATCACAGCATGGGTCACTGCC AAAAACAGGCTGGGTTCTGCACGCTCTGAGAGGTCTTTCTTCAACACAGGCCATATAA AACGACCAGACACCCCTTACAATATAAACCTCACCTCTGAATCAGTGGAGTTCAGTTGGGACATGGACTGTGACACAGTGGGCTACTTGGACAAGAGCTGTCAAGTACAGTATCGGGCGCACGATCGTATTCTGGACTGGATTGAG GTGGATGATTGCCAGGTCATGTTTGTGTTAAAGGATCCCCAGCCGTTCACGCAGTACAGTTTTCGTGTTCGCTGCCACTGTGGATATGAAGAGAGGGTCATGAGTAACTGGAGCTCGGTTTATTCGATCAGGACGCCCCCTGCAG cACCGGTTGGACAGCTGGATGTTTGGAGTGACTGCGGCCCTAATTCTGACGAGTCGTCCTGTAACGTCTATTGGAAG GAAATGCCCCCGTCTCAGGCTAGAGGGGAAATTACTAACTATATTGTAACTGTGAAGCTTAAAAATGGCACCGAGGTCAAGCAGCAGGTCCCCAGGCCATGGAGAGACGCCGGAGGTCAGAGCTGCCGGCAGCTCAAATACTACCTCAAGCCAGGCGTTGTTGGAGTGTTTGTGTCAGCCAACACCTCAATGGGCACATCGGACCCCACATGCATCCTGTTTGCTGAGAGGG GGCCGAGAATGCCTGAGGTGAATCTGAGCGTAATCGGTGAGATCCAGGCGCTGCGGGTCTCATGGTCCATACACCCTCACTTCTCTGAGAGCGTCCTGGAATATGTGGTGCAGCACGTGTCTGTAGTACCTGACTCTCTGTGCCTGAACTGGGTCAGAGTGAAGAGGACCCGGACATCTGTCACactcacag GTGACTTCTGGAACTACACAGCTTATAATGTGTCTCTGTTTGCGGTCTTCAACAACCACAGCACTTTCCTCAAGTCAGCAATTGCATACACACTTGAAGGAG TTCCTCCTAAAGTCTCTCAAATCAGCGTGAAGAACATCACTTACTCCTCTGCCACTTTGGTCTGGAGCCCCATCCCTGTAAATGAGAGCAAGGGTGTCGTCCTGCATTACTTAGTGGGCGTCAAAGAAACAG GGTCTAATATAAGCAGTCACCGAACCAGCGTGCAGCTGTCAGAACTGCAGCCTGCCCAGCTGTACCACGTCTGGGTGAGCGCTGTGAGCGCTGCTGGCGAAGGGGACAAGCTCTTGGCCACGTTCTCCACCAGCAGAGAAAACA GTAACGATACCCTGTTGGTTGTACTTATAATGTTGATGTCCCTggtcttatttgtttttgtttttatgttggt GTACAAACCAACCTGGTGTTTTGTGAAAATCCCGGATCCaattaacagtaaaacatttaagcatatGAACTTCCAG CACGCGTGGCCACGGTTCTGTTCTCCTTCCGAACTGAATATAAAGATCTCCGAGCTGGAGATCATAGAGAAGCTGGATCGCGACACGCCTGCTCCTCAATCAGAGACCGAACCGGAGAACGCTTTCATCGATATGGATCCCCAACATTTTGAGCTGCCAAATGGACTGGACGGAACGAATGAAGGTGGAGGAGAGCCTGAGGAAGAGCCTGGGGAATCAAACGGGagaagcattttaaagcatgagCGCTGGGCGAAGGAATACAGCGAGATGGTCGACACTGATGAAGAGAAGGATGGCGCTGATGAGGAAGAGTGGTGGGACCAGCAGTGTGTCTCAGACTATGAAAGGCATTTTTTGCCTTCTGTTGCAGCGAATTAA